From the Paenibacillus sp. FSL H8-0548 genome, one window contains:
- a CDS encoding GerMN domain-containing protein — MKHFKARGLLAVIILSAALAGCGAQDKPSNNPGSTIAPTEAPTAEPTAALNEREAIIYLTDSEFNETIEKPVTLVYETEDDLIKVAIAELQQEPTGNELALWKPIEIKSVELAEGVVTIDIHLPDEARLGAPGELLVIETLKKTLFQFEFVQAIELLNDGQQVETLMGHVELEHPMNRE, encoded by the coding sequence ATGAAACATTTCAAAGCACGAGGGCTGCTTGCTGTCATCATTTTATCTGCTGCTTTGGCAGGTTGTGGAGCACAAGACAAGCCTAGCAATAATCCAGGCAGCACAATTGCCCCAACAGAAGCGCCTACGGCAGAGCCAACAGCCGCATTAAACGAGCGTGAAGCTATTATTTATTTAACCGATTCCGAATTTAATGAAACAATCGAAAAACCAGTTACTCTTGTATATGAAACAGAGGACGACCTTATTAAAGTTGCAATTGCCGAATTACAACAAGAACCAACCGGAAATGAATTAGCATTATGGAAACCGATAGAAATTAAATCCGTAGAATTAGCAGAAGGTGTCGTTACGATTGACATTCATTTGCCAGATGAGGCGCGTCTAGGTGCGCCTGGCGAGCTGTTAGTTATTGAGACACTTAAAAAAACGTTGTTTCAATTTGAGTTTGTTCAAGCGATTGAGCTATTGAATGATGGCCAACAGGTTGAAACGCTTATGGGACACGTGGAGCTTGAGCATCCAATGAATAGAGAGTAG
- a CDS encoding N-acetylmuramoyl-L-alanine amidase, which translates to MKKLVSVFLFMSVFFTMFATVGQAAEVIPKLYLNGQLLKSEVNPQIINSSTVVPVRTITEGLGYQIAWNNSTKTATLNHGNDVIILKLNDNKAMVNDQPVQMDTPAAIVKGTTLVPLRFVGEQFGLTVDYKAAVKEVHMYEQSTLPTEPTEPSAPAGLISQVNYNGDSSMTINYEGTVKASKPMLLENPKRVVFDFPNTAYTTLLNGQVEITVTDSTYLQKIRYSLFSSSPATARLVIEISENTGFVLTEDAGQFLLSFMSLSDVPKDSTDTPIVVVPETPSSSKDVYTVVIDAGHGGTDPGAKSITGKWEKEFNLSIALKMKALLEKESKIKVHLTRTGDTYPTLDDRVSFAENLKADLFMSIHANSGASSASGAETYYYRDNSKALATVIHKRLLAATGIKDRGVKKEAFKVIKQTTMPAVLIEAGFLSNTSDAKMLFSDASQNRIAAELVAGIKEYLNVK; encoded by the coding sequence ATGAAAAAATTAGTATCCGTTTTCTTGTTTATGTCGGTTTTTTTCACGATGTTCGCTACAGTCGGACAAGCTGCAGAGGTTATTCCAAAGTTGTATTTGAATGGTCAGCTCCTAAAATCTGAGGTTAATCCGCAAATTATCAACAGTTCAACTGTTGTACCCGTGCGGACTATAACTGAAGGACTGGGCTACCAGATCGCCTGGAATAATTCAACCAAGACAGCAACACTCAATCATGGCAATGATGTCATTATACTTAAGCTTAATGACAATAAAGCTATGGTGAATGACCAACCTGTTCAAATGGATACTCCCGCTGCAATCGTTAAGGGCACGACGTTAGTTCCACTTCGTTTTGTAGGCGAGCAGTTTGGCCTGACCGTAGATTACAAGGCTGCTGTAAAAGAGGTACATATGTATGAACAGTCGACGCTTCCGACAGAACCAACAGAACCATCAGCGCCTGCTGGTTTAATTTCACAGGTGAATTACAATGGCGACAGCTCGATGACCATTAACTACGAAGGCACAGTGAAAGCAAGCAAGCCTATGCTTCTGGAAAATCCGAAGCGGGTTGTATTTGATTTCCCAAATACGGCCTATACTACGCTCTTAAATGGACAAGTAGAAATTACAGTTACAGACAGCACTTATTTGCAAAAAATTCGTTATTCCTTATTTTCCAGCTCTCCAGCAACAGCTCGATTAGTCATTGAAATTAGTGAAAACACAGGTTTTGTTCTTACAGAAGACGCAGGCCAATTTTTACTAAGCTTCATGTCACTTTCTGATGTTCCTAAGGATTCAACAGACACGCCGATTGTTGTTGTGCCTGAGACTCCATCTTCATCAAAAGATGTTTATACTGTAGTCATCGATGCTGGGCATGGCGGCACTGATCCAGGTGCGAAAAGTATAACGGGCAAATGGGAGAAGGAATTTAATCTTAGTATCGCACTTAAGATGAAAGCTCTCCTGGAGAAAGAAAGCAAAATCAAAGTTCACCTTACTAGAACCGGTGATACTTATCCTACTCTAGATGATCGCGTCAGCTTTGCAGAAAATCTAAAGGCAGACTTGTTTATGTCGATCCATGCCAATAGCGGCGCCAGCAGCGCATCGGGTGCTGAAACTTATTATTATCGTGATAATAGCAAAGCGCTTGCAACAGTTATTCATAAGCGTCTCCTTGCAGCGACAGGCATTAAAGATCGCGGAGTTAAGAAAGAAGCGTTTAAAGTGATCAAACAAACAACTATGCCAGCAGTTTTAATAGAAGCGGGCTTCTTATCCAACACATCGGATGCCAAGATGCTCTTTAGTGATGCTTCACAGAATCGTATAGCTGCTGAGCTTGTCGCAGGTATTAAGGAATACTTAAACGTAAAATAG
- the leuD gene encoding 3-isopropylmalate dehydratase small subunit, whose amino-acid sequence MEPFKQLTGIVAPVDRVNVDTDAIIPKQFLKRIERSGFGQFLFFEWRFHENGEVNAEFEPNKPRYEGASVLVSRANFGCGSSREHAPWAILDYGFKVIIAPSYADIFYNNCFKNGILPIKLSEELVEELFQRTAKYDGYSLKVNLEQKQLSDDHGLTIDFELDEHRRQFLLQGLDDIGLTLMHEEKITAYEEKHAARLS is encoded by the coding sequence ATGGAACCGTTTAAACAACTTACAGGCATCGTCGCCCCGGTCGACCGGGTCAATGTCGACACTGATGCAATCATACCTAAACAATTTTTGAAGCGCATTGAGCGCAGCGGCTTTGGCCAATTCCTTTTCTTTGAATGGCGTTTTCACGAAAATGGTGAAGTTAACGCTGAATTCGAACCGAACAAACCACGTTACGAGGGCGCATCCGTTCTTGTATCCCGTGCTAACTTTGGCTGCGGCTCCTCACGTGAGCATGCGCCGTGGGCGATTCTTGATTATGGCTTTAAAGTAATTATTGCTCCGTCTTATGCGGACATTTTCTACAATAACTGCTTCAAAAACGGAATCCTGCCAATCAAGCTTAGCGAAGAGCTGGTTGAAGAGTTATTCCAGCGCACGGCAAAATATGACGGCTACTCCTTGAAGGTTAATTTGGAGCAGAAACAGCTGTCCGATGATCATGGTCTAACGATCGATTTCGAACTAGATGAGCATCGTCGTCAATTTTTACTTCAAGGTCTTGATGATATCGGTTTGACTTTGATGCATGAGGAAAAAATTACAGCTTACGAGGAAAAACACGCTGCTCGTCTTAGCTAA
- the leuC gene encoding 3-isopropylmalate dehydratase large subunit — translation MTKKTMFEKIWENHVIHQEEGKPSVIYIDLQLVHEVTSPQAFEGLRLSGRKVRRPDRTFATMDHNVPTKDRFNITDPISKQQIDTLTQNCKDFGVTLFDLDSIDQGVVHVMGPELGLTHPGKTIVCGDSHTSTHGAFGALAFGIGTSEVEHVMATQCLQQSKAKTLEIRFNGKRKPGVTAKDLILGVIAQYGTDFATGYVIEFTGEAITSLTMEERMTVCNMSIEAGARAGMIAPDETTFAYLRGRQYAPANFDDAVEAWKQLTTDEGAEYDTVLQFDVDALIPQVTWGTSPGMGTNITAKVPFPADLPTENERKAAEAALEYMDLKPGTPMNEIPIDYVFIGSCTNGRIEDLRAAAEIARGYQVSDRVTAIVVPGSGRVKIQAEKEGLDKIFSDAGFEWRDAGCSMCLAMNPDVLKPGERCASTSNRNFEGRQGRGGRTHLVSPAMAVAAAIKGHFTDVRDWEIKTEVLN, via the coding sequence ATGACGAAAAAGACAATGTTTGAGAAAATTTGGGAAAATCACGTCATTCATCAAGAAGAAGGCAAGCCGAGCGTAATTTATATCGATTTGCAGCTTGTTCACGAAGTAACGTCGCCGCAAGCGTTCGAAGGCTTGCGTCTATCAGGCCGCAAAGTGCGTCGTCCTGATCGTACATTCGCAACGATGGATCATAACGTTCCAACAAAGGATCGCTTTAATATTACAGATCCAATCTCCAAGCAGCAAATCGACACGCTTACTCAAAACTGTAAAGATTTTGGCGTAACGCTGTTTGATCTTGACAGCATTGATCAAGGGGTTGTCCACGTTATGGGACCTGAGCTTGGTCTTACGCATCCTGGTAAAACGATTGTTTGCGGTGACAGCCATACTTCAACTCACGGTGCTTTTGGCGCATTGGCGTTTGGTATCGGTACGAGCGAGGTTGAGCACGTAATGGCAACACAATGCTTGCAGCAATCGAAAGCGAAGACACTTGAGATTCGCTTCAACGGCAAACGCAAGCCAGGCGTTACTGCAAAGGATTTGATCCTTGGCGTTATTGCTCAATACGGTACAGATTTCGCAACGGGTTACGTTATCGAATTTACAGGTGAGGCAATTACTAGCTTGACAATGGAAGAGCGTATGACCGTTTGTAATATGTCCATTGAAGCCGGCGCTCGCGCAGGCATGATTGCTCCAGATGAAACAACTTTCGCATATTTACGTGGACGTCAATATGCGCCCGCTAACTTTGATGATGCGGTTGAAGCTTGGAAACAGCTTACGACTGACGAAGGCGCAGAGTATGATACGGTATTGCAATTCGACGTTGATGCTTTGATCCCGCAAGTCACTTGGGGAACTAGCCCAGGTATGGGTACAAACATTACAGCTAAAGTTCCATTCCCTGCTGATCTTCCAACAGAGAATGAGCGTAAAGCAGCTGAAGCAGCGCTTGAGTATATGGATCTGAAGCCAGGTACGCCTATGAATGAAATTCCAATTGATTATGTATTTATCGGTTCATGTACAAATGGCCGTATTGAAGATTTGCGAGCTGCTGCTGAAATCGCTAGAGGCTACCAAGTTAGCGATCGTGTAACAGCGATTGTCGTTCCGGGCTCAGGCCGCGTGAAAATTCAAGCTGAGAAAGAAGGCTTGGACAAAATCTTCTCTGACGCTGGTTTTGAATGGCGTGATGCAGGCTGCTCGATGTGTCTGGCGATGAATCCAGACGTATTGAAACCAGGCGAGCGCTGCGCATCTACATCTAACCGTAACTTTGAAGGTCGTCAAGGCCGTGGTGGACGTACGCATCTCGTATCGCCTGCAATGGCAGTTGCCGCAGCGATTAAAGGTCACTTCACTGATGTACGCGATTGGGAAATTAAAACCGAAGTGTTGAACTAA
- a CDS encoding LysR family transcriptional regulator, with product MELRQLNYVIQIALEKNFSRAAEKLHIAQPSLSQQLSKLEQEIGVMLFRRTTNSVELTQAGQVFVNKSQEILDAVEQLKQEMDDMAQMRRGRLVVGTLPITGSHILPLVLPVFGEQYPQIEVVLVEDTTVKLEQLTASGGTDLSLLSLPLIDSSLAWEPFLEEEICLAVPPLHPLAQRESPINIAELRNEPFIGLKRGQGFRQITVDLCMQFGFTPRIVFESSNIETIQSLVAGGMGIAFVPQMLTRVKGTEFAPTYLNLSPRSTRTLVVASRKGRYLSKAADAFIQTLKKTISSY from the coding sequence ATGGAATTAAGACAATTAAATTATGTCATACAGATCGCTTTGGAGAAAAACTTTTCACGCGCCGCAGAAAAGCTGCATATCGCTCAGCCTTCTCTGAGTCAGCAGCTATCCAAGCTGGAGCAGGAAATTGGCGTAATGTTATTTCGCCGGACGACCAACTCTGTAGAGTTAACACAAGCAGGTCAGGTTTTCGTTAATAAATCTCAAGAAATCTTAGATGCTGTCGAGCAGCTGAAGCAAGAAATGGATGATATGGCGCAGATGCGCCGGGGACGACTTGTCGTAGGCACGCTTCCAATTACAGGATCACATATTTTACCGCTTGTTCTTCCGGTATTTGGGGAACAATATCCACAAATCGAAGTGGTGCTTGTTGAGGATACGACAGTTAAGCTGGAGCAGCTGACCGCCAGCGGCGGAACCGATCTCAGCTTGCTTTCACTGCCTCTTATTGACAGCTCATTAGCGTGGGAGCCATTCTTAGAAGAGGAAATATGTCTTGCCGTCCCCCCTCTCCATCCACTCGCACAACGTGAGAGTCCAATCAATATCGCTGAGCTGCGCAACGAACCTTTTATTGGACTAAAGCGCGGGCAAGGCTTTCGGCAGATAACGGTTGATTTATGCATGCAATTCGGCTTTACTCCGCGCATTGTATTTGAAAGCAGCAATATCGAAACGATTCAATCCTTAGTAGCAGGCGGCATGGGAATTGCCTTCGTCCCACAAATGCTTACACGAGTCAAAGGGACTGAGTTTGCACCCACGTATCTGAATCTGTCCCCAAGATCTACTAGAACATTGGTTGTAGCTAGCCGCAAGGGTCGTTATCTCTCCAAGGCAGCTGATGCTTTCATCCAAACCTTAAAGAAAACCATTAGCAGCTATTGA
- a CDS encoding carbon-nitrogen family hydrolase, with product MSNQLRLALLQMHIEAGNPEANFEKLASMLEEAVHQAEKPDVIMFPEMWNTGYALTEIQTLADHEGERTKAFLSEFSKKHGVYIIGGSIAERKGDKILNTIFAFNREGEVIADYSKIHLFRLMEEEKYLVAGDKLGKLEIEGTSAGLMICYDIRFPELARKLALEGAKLLFIPAEWPHPRLHHWRTLLAARAIENQMFVIACNRMGSSGDTKFFGHSLVLDPWGETIAQAGEEETILYATIDLALVDAVRSKIPVFEDRRPSIYEA from the coding sequence ATGAGTAATCAATTGCGGCTTGCACTGCTGCAAATGCATATAGAGGCTGGAAATCCGGAAGCGAATTTTGAAAAGCTGGCAAGCATGCTGGAAGAAGCGGTCCATCAAGCTGAAAAACCGGATGTAATTATGTTTCCAGAAATGTGGAACACAGGTTATGCTTTAACCGAAATTCAAACGCTGGCAGATCATGAGGGGGAGCGAACAAAAGCGTTTCTATCCGAATTCAGCAAAAAGCATGGCGTATATATTATTGGCGGTTCGATTGCTGAGCGGAAGGGGGATAAGATTCTTAACACGATCTTCGCGTTTAACCGCGAGGGGGAGGTTATCGCTGATTATTCCAAAATCCATTTATTTCGGCTCATGGAAGAAGAAAAATATTTGGTGGCAGGCGACAAGCTGGGCAAGCTTGAAATTGAAGGGACAAGCGCAGGCTTGATGATCTGCTACGATATTCGATTCCCTGAGCTTGCTAGAAAGCTTGCACTGGAAGGGGCCAAGCTGCTGTTTATTCCCGCAGAATGGCCGCATCCACGCCTTCACCATTGGCGCACGCTGCTTGCGGCACGAGCGATTGAAAATCAAATGTTCGTCATTGCCTGCAATCGGATGGGATCAAGCGGCGACACAAAATTTTTCGGTCATTCCCTTGTGCTGGATCCGTGGGGCGAAACGATTGCCCAAGCAGGTGAAGAGGAAACGATTCTTTATGCGACTATTGATTTAGCATTAGTTGATGCCGTACGTTCAAAAATTCCAGTATTTGAAGATCGCAGACCTTCTATATATGAAGCATAA
- a CDS encoding pyridoxal phosphate-dependent aminotransferase gives METQINQHLIQPADRMNGLPTQFFAKLVAKANAQTAKGRDVINLGQGNPDQPTPSHIVAKLQEAAANPLYHKYPPFSGYPFLKEAVAKRYKEDYNVDVDPATEVAILFGGKTGLVEISQCLLNPGDVCLVPDPGYPDYWSGVALAGAEMAFMPLTEQNNYLPDYDAIRPDLADRAKLMFMNYPNNPTGAVANAEFYAKTVEFAKKHNIVISSDFAYGAIGFDGNKAISFLQTPGAKEVGVEFYTLSKTYNMAGWRVGFAIGNAQIVKLINLIQDHYYCSLFGGIQEAAALALTGPQQCVSDLRDMYEKRRNALFAALDRIGWKAARPGGSFFCWLPVAPGYTSESFADLLLQEADVVVAPGVGFGTHGEGFVRLGLLTNEARLEEAIERIGKLNLFQA, from the coding sequence ATGGAAACACAGATCAATCAACACCTTATTCAACCTGCAGATCGGATGAATGGTCTTCCGACGCAATTTTTTGCCAAGCTGGTCGCCAAAGCGAATGCACAGACGGCCAAAGGACGCGATGTTATCAATTTGGGACAAGGCAATCCGGACCAGCCGACCCCTTCCCATATTGTTGCGAAGCTGCAGGAAGCTGCCGCTAATCCGTTGTATCATAAATATCCGCCCTTTAGCGGCTATCCCTTTCTAAAGGAAGCCGTTGCGAAGCGCTACAAGGAAGATTACAACGTAGATGTAGATCCAGCGACTGAGGTCGCCATACTTTTCGGCGGAAAAACAGGACTTGTTGAAATTAGCCAATGCTTGCTTAATCCAGGCGATGTTTGTCTAGTGCCCGATCCAGGCTATCCTGACTATTGGTCCGGGGTTGCACTCGCCGGAGCTGAGATGGCCTTTATGCCTCTCACGGAGCAAAACAACTATTTGCCGGACTATGACGCTATTCGTCCAGATTTAGCTGATCGAGCCAAGCTCATGTTTATGAATTATCCGAACAATCCAACAGGTGCAGTAGCAAATGCTGAATTTTATGCAAAAACAGTTGAGTTTGCCAAAAAGCACAATATCGTGATCTCAAGTGATTTCGCATATGGCGCAATTGGCTTTGACGGCAATAAGGCAATCAGCTTTCTTCAGACACCTGGTGCTAAAGAGGTTGGCGTAGAGTTTTATACTTTATCAAAAACCTACAATATGGCAGGCTGGCGTGTAGGCTTTGCTATCGGCAATGCTCAAATTGTTAAGCTAATAAACTTAATTCAAGATCATTACTATTGCAGCTTATTCGGCGGTATTCAGGAAGCTGCTGCCCTTGCACTGACCGGTCCACAGCAATGTGTATCCGATCTAAGAGACATGTATGAGAAAAGACGGAATGCGCTATTCGCTGCGCTTGATCGAATTGGTTGGAAGGCTGCACGTCCAGGCGGATCTTTTTTCTGCTGGCTGCCAGTTGCTCCTGGCTATACTTCGGAATCATTCGCTGATCTTCTGCTGCAGGAGGCCGATGTCGTCGTCGCTCCAGGCGTTGGATTTGGCACGCACGGCGAGGGCTTTGTCCGCCTTGGCTTGTTAACGAATGAAGCACGGCTCGAGGAAGCCATCGAGCGGATCGGAAAACTTAATTTATTTCAGGCTTAA
- the proB gene encoding glutamate 5-kinase: MTDRIVVKIGSSSLTSEEGGLNRERIQYFASELASLHQSGCRVILVTSGAVAAGFRLIGYSTKPKIVHEKQAAAAVGQALLMQAYQEAFHGYGIVAAQILLTRADFSNRRRIQNALMTIEELLRLGIIPIINENDTVATDELVPKFGDNDSLSALVAAMTKAAKLVIITDMDGLYTEDPRKNPQAIKIERVDQISEDIMKVAGGAGSSVGTGGMRSKIEAARIAMRGGVHAFIGKVQQEGDLKLAVDGIGSGTYFDTKLDSLSMKKQWLGFHSIPQGSITVDDGAVIALLNGGKSLLPAGVTEIEGDFHPSDVVEVKNQQGETLGRGVVNYAAWQIQAVAGLTTEEVKRRVEVSRIEVIHRDEWITL; this comes from the coding sequence ATGACGGATCGAATAGTCGTAAAAATTGGCAGCAGCTCGCTCACCTCTGAAGAAGGGGGCTTAAATCGCGAACGTATACAATACTTCGCCTCTGAGCTTGCCTCCCTGCATCAAAGCGGATGTCGCGTTATACTCGTTACCTCCGGTGCTGTTGCAGCGGGCTTTCGACTGATCGGCTACTCCACTAAGCCGAAAATTGTACATGAGAAACAAGCTGCGGCAGCAGTTGGTCAAGCGCTCCTCATGCAAGCCTATCAGGAAGCCTTTCATGGATATGGCATTGTAGCAGCACAAATATTGCTCACGCGCGCAGACTTCTCCAACCGCCGGCGTATACAAAATGCTCTAATGACGATTGAAGAGCTGCTCCGTCTTGGAATCATCCCAATCATTAATGAAAATGATACCGTTGCAACAGATGAGCTCGTTCCTAAGTTTGGCGATAATGATAGCTTGTCTGCTCTTGTAGCAGCGATGACTAAAGCTGCCAAGCTTGTCATCATTACAGATATGGATGGCTTGTACACAGAAGATCCGCGTAAAAATCCGCAAGCGATCAAAATTGAACGTGTTGACCAAATATCCGAGGATATTATGAAGGTTGCCGGCGGTGCTGGCTCTTCTGTCGGTACAGGCGGAATGCGTTCAAAAATTGAAGCCGCGCGCATTGCGATGCGCGGCGGTGTGCATGCCTTCATTGGCAAGGTTCAGCAGGAAGGCGATCTTAAGCTTGCCGTTGACGGCATCGGCTCCGGTACTTATTTCGATACGAAGCTGGATAGTCTGTCTATGAAGAAGCAATGGCTTGGTTTTCATTCGATTCCACAAGGCAGTATAACGGTCGATGATGGTGCTGTAATTGCACTGCTTAATGGAGGCAAGAGCCTGCTGCCTGCTGGCGTGACCGAAATTGAAGGCGACTTCCACCCCAGCGATGTCGTCGAGGTTAAAAATCAACAAGGCGAGACTTTGGGCCGTGGTGTAGTCAATTACGCGGCATGGCAAATTCAAGCGGTAGCCGGTCTTACAACTGAGGAAGTAAAGCGCAGAGTGGAAGTAAGCCGCATTGAAGTCATTCATCGCGATGAATGGATTACATTGTAA
- a CDS encoding glutamate-5-semialdehyde dehydrogenase, translating into MTSEVRQKALLAQNAATTMNRLTTEQKNTALNQMADALLAEQAAIIAANELDLQRGREQGTSPSLLDRLALNSDRIVDIAEGLRQIVQLPDPVGELLEHFDRPNGLKVDKVRVPLGVIGMIYEARPNVTVDAAGLCLKTGNSVVLRGGSAAIESNRKIVEVLKQALSNTAMPADAIQLIEDSDRASVNEMLKLNGLLDVVIPRGGASLIRNVVENATVPVIETGAGICHTFVDESADYSMAAEIAFNAKVQRPSVCNSMETLLVHESFAEKHLAALADRFLQANVELRGSEEAVALIPGTKLATHEDYSTEYNDYIMNIRIVPNLDAALAHIRQFSTKHSECIVTEDSVNADRFITEVDAAAVYHNASTRFTDGFEFGFGAEIGISTQKLHARGPMGLPALTSTKYRIYGSGQIRG; encoded by the coding sequence ATGACAAGCGAAGTGAGACAAAAAGCATTATTAGCGCAAAACGCAGCAACAACTATGAATCGATTAACGACCGAACAAAAAAATACAGCTCTCAATCAAATGGCTGATGCCCTGCTTGCTGAACAGGCTGCTATTATTGCAGCTAACGAGCTGGATTTACAGCGCGGACGTGAACAAGGAACAAGCCCTTCCCTACTCGATCGTCTTGCTCTAAATAGTGACCGTATCGTTGACATAGCTGAAGGTCTTCGACAAATCGTCCAGCTTCCAGATCCAGTCGGCGAGCTGCTTGAGCATTTTGACCGTCCAAATGGACTTAAGGTTGATAAAGTCCGTGTGCCGCTCGGCGTGATTGGAATGATTTATGAGGCACGTCCTAACGTAACGGTTGACGCTGCCGGCCTTTGCTTGAAAACAGGCAATAGCGTTGTCCTTCGCGGCGGCTCCGCGGCTATCGAATCGAACCGCAAAATCGTTGAAGTATTGAAGCAAGCTCTATCGAATACAGCTATGCCTGCGGATGCGATTCAGCTCATCGAGGATTCAGACCGTGCTTCTGTCAATGAAATGCTTAAGCTGAATGGATTATTGGATGTAGTCATCCCACGCGGCGGCGCCTCCTTAATTCGCAATGTAGTCGAAAATGCAACTGTGCCTGTCATTGAAACCGGTGCTGGTATTTGTCATACCTTCGTAGATGAAAGTGCAGATTACAGCATGGCTGCAGAAATTGCATTTAATGCCAAAGTACAGCGCCCTTCTGTCTGCAATTCGATGGAAACACTGCTTGTACATGAATCATTCGCTGAGAAGCATCTCGCTGCGCTCGCTGATCGTTTTCTCCAAGCAAATGTCGAGCTTCGCGGCAGTGAAGAAGCGGTTGCTTTAATTCCAGGAACTAAGCTTGCTACTCATGAGGATTACAGCACAGAATATAACGACTATATTATGAATATCCGTATCGTACCGAATCTTGATGCTGCTTTGGCACATATCCGTCAATTCAGCACGAAGCATTCCGAGTGTATCGTTACCGAAGATAGCGTAAATGCAGACCGATTCATTACTGAGGTAGATGCCGCAGCGGTCTATCACAACGCCTCTACTCGTTTTACTGACGGATTTGAGTTCGGCTTTGGCGCAGAAATCGGCATCAGCACCCAAAAGCTTCATGCACGTGGTCCAATGGGACTCCCTGCACTGACGTCAACTAAATATCGAATTTACGGAAGTGGACAAATTAGAGGATAA
- the proC gene encoding pyrroline-5-carboxylate reductase, with the protein MTLLTKAGIASQQLCFYGAGSMAEAIVKGLTHEKLVEPSHISMLNRQNTDRLTELNDRYGIQTIVQGSSNEAFLRNADIIFLMMKPKDAAEAITAIKPFVSPNQLFISVIAGLSIRAIEQLLGTPSAVVRAMPNTSSSIGLGATGISYSESITSQQKALTEVIFSSVGINAIVEESLQQAITGVSGSGPAYVYYFMESMIASAVELGLTSEAAKELVVQTVLGAAEMVRNTGEEPAELRRKVTSPGGTTQAAIELMEENRLSETINKAVHRSAERAGELGAAIERSITE; encoded by the coding sequence ATGACTTTATTAACAAAAGCCGGTATTGCCAGCCAACAGCTTTGCTTCTACGGTGCCGGTTCGATGGCTGAAGCAATCGTTAAAGGGCTCACCCATGAAAAGCTTGTTGAACCAAGCCATATTTCGATGTTAAATCGTCAAAATACGGACCGACTCACAGAGCTTAACGATCGTTATGGCATTCAAACCATCGTTCAGGGCTCTTCTAATGAAGCCTTTCTACGCAATGCAGATATCATTTTTCTAATGATGAAACCAAAGGATGCTGCCGAAGCGATCACTGCCATAAAACCATTCGTTTCTCCGAACCAGCTCTTTATTTCCGTTATCGCTGGCTTGTCCATTCGTGCGATCGAGCAGCTGCTCGGAACGCCTTCTGCTGTCGTACGTGCAATGCCTAATACTTCAAGCTCTATTGGACTCGGTGCGACTGGAATCAGCTATTCTGAATCGATAACATCGCAGCAGAAAGCATTAACGGAAGTAATTTTCAGCTCTGTCGGCATAAATGCTATTGTTGAAGAATCGCTTCAGCAAGCGATAACTGGCGTTTCGGGCAGCGGCCCAGCTTACGTCTATTATTTTATGGAATCGATGATTGCGTCTGCGGTTGAGCTTGGACTGACCAGTGAAGCAGCCAAAGAATTGGTCGTTCAGACTGTCCTTGGTGCAGCAGAGATGGTTCGCAATACGGGCGAGGAGCCGGCCGAGCTTCGCCGCAAAGTAACTTCACCGGGCGGTACAACTCAAGCAGCTATTGAGCTTATGGAAGAGAACCGCTTATCAGAAACGATTAATAAAGCTGTGCATCGCTCTGCGGAACGAGCGGGCGAGCTCGGTGCAGCTATTGAGAGGAGCATCACAGAATGA